A part of Homoserinibacter sp. YIM 151385 genomic DNA contains:
- the rpoB gene encoding DNA-directed RNA polymerase subunit beta, translating into MAAARPASSTAPKNGRDASRLSFAKITDTLTVPDLLALQTESFDWLVGNEGWKARIAEAKAAGNDSVPETTGLDEIFEEISPIEDLGETMQLSFANPELEEPKYSIEECKERGKTYAAPLYVNAEFMNHMTGEIKTQTVFMGDFPLMTERGTFIINGTERVVVSQLVRSPGVYFERQQEKTSDKDIYSARVIPSRGAWLEFEIDKRDQVGVRIDRKRKQSVTVFLKALGLTSEEILEHFAGYESIASTLEKDAILTKEEALKDIYRKLRPGEQVAAEAARALLDNFYFNPKRYDLAKVGRYKINRKLGLEASLKDSVLTVEDIIATIKYLVALHAEQTTIAGKRDGKTVDLRLDVDDIDHFGNRRIRAVGELIQNQVRTGLSRMERVVRERMTTQDIEAITPQTLINVRPVVAAIKEFFGTSQLSQFMDQNNPLAGLTHKRRLSALGPGGLSRERAGVEVRDVHPSHYGRMCPIETPEGPNIGLIGSLASFARINSFGFIETPYRRVEKGTVSTTIDYLTASEEDDFVVAQANAPLTSSMKFADSKVLVRKKGGEVELVDADQVDYMDVSPRQMVSVGTSLIPFLEHDDANRALMGANMQRQAVPLLRSDSPLVGTGMEGYAAIDAGDVVTALKAGVVAEVSADHVVVQLDEGGTQEYYLRKFDRSNQGTSYNHRVIVDSGERVEVGQVLADGPATENGELALGKNLLVAFMPWEGHNFEDAIILSQNLVKDDVLSSIHIEEYEVDARDTKLGKEEITRDLPNVSPDLLADLDERGIIRIGAEVRPGDILVGKVTPKGETELSAEERLLRAIFNEKSREVRDTSLKVPHGEEGTIIGVKVFDAQDGDDELGSGVNQRVVVYIAQKRKITAGDKLAGRHGNKGVISKILPVEDMPFLADGTPVDVILNPLGIPGRMNFGQVLETHLGWIAKQGWKVEGKPEWAKSLPEAAREAAPNTKVATPVFDGALESEIEGLLDSTTPTRDGERLIDSSGKTRLFDGRSGEPFPDPVSVGYMYILKLHHLVDDKIHARSTGPYSMITQQPLGGKAQFGGQRFGEMEVWALEAYGAAYALQELLTIKSDDILGRVKVYEAIVKGENIQEPGIPESFKVLIKEMQSLCLNVEVLSADGQAVSLKDTDDEVFRAAEELGINISTRFESSSIDDI; encoded by the coding sequence TTGGCTGCTGCGCGCCCCGCATCCAGTACTGCTCCTAAGAACGGCCGTGACGCATCGCGACTCTCGTTCGCGAAGATCACCGACACCCTGACGGTCCCCGACCTGCTGGCTCTCCAGACGGAGAGCTTCGACTGGCTCGTCGGCAACGAGGGCTGGAAGGCCCGCATCGCCGAGGCCAAGGCCGCCGGCAACGACTCCGTCCCGGAGACGACGGGCCTCGACGAGATCTTCGAGGAGATCAGCCCGATCGAGGACCTCGGCGAGACCATGCAGCTCTCGTTCGCGAACCCGGAGCTCGAGGAGCCGAAGTACTCCATCGAGGAGTGCAAGGAGCGCGGCAAGACCTACGCCGCCCCGCTCTACGTCAACGCCGAGTTCATGAACCACATGACGGGCGAGATCAAGACCCAGACGGTCTTCATGGGCGACTTCCCGCTCATGACCGAGCGCGGCACCTTCATCATCAACGGCACCGAGCGCGTCGTCGTCTCGCAGCTCGTCCGCTCGCCGGGCGTCTACTTCGAGCGCCAGCAGGAGAAGACCTCCGACAAGGACATCTACTCCGCCCGCGTCATCCCGAGCCGCGGCGCCTGGCTCGAGTTCGAGATCGACAAGCGCGACCAGGTCGGCGTCCGCATCGACCGCAAGCGCAAGCAGTCGGTCACCGTCTTCCTCAAGGCCCTCGGCCTCACGAGCGAGGAGATCCTCGAGCACTTCGCGGGCTACGAGTCGATCGCCTCCACGCTCGAGAAGGACGCCATCCTCACGAAGGAGGAGGCGCTCAAGGACATCTACCGCAAGCTCCGTCCGGGCGAGCAGGTCGCCGCCGAGGCCGCCCGCGCGCTCCTCGACAACTTCTACTTCAACCCGAAGCGCTACGACCTCGCGAAGGTCGGCCGCTACAAGATCAACCGCAAGCTCGGCCTCGAGGCCTCGCTCAAGGACTCCGTCCTGACGGTCGAGGACATCATCGCGACGATCAAGTACCTCGTCGCGCTGCACGCCGAGCAGACGACGATCGCGGGCAAGCGCGACGGCAAGACGGTCGACCTCCGCCTCGACGTGGACGACATCGACCACTTCGGCAACCGCCGCATCCGCGCCGTCGGCGAGCTCATCCAGAACCAGGTCCGCACGGGCCTGAGCCGCATGGAGCGCGTCGTCCGCGAGCGCATGACCACGCAGGATATCGAGGCGATCACGCCGCAGACCCTGATCAACGTGCGCCCCGTCGTGGCCGCGATCAAGGAGTTCTTCGGCACCTCGCAGCTCTCGCAGTTCATGGACCAGAACAACCCGCTCGCGGGTCTCACCCACAAGCGCCGCCTCTCGGCGCTCGGCCCGGGTGGTCTGAGCCGCGAGCGCGCCGGCGTCGAGGTCCGCGACGTCCACCCCTCGCACTACGGCCGCATGTGCCCGATCGAGACCCCGGAAGGCCCGAACATCGGCCTCATCGGCTCGCTCGCGTCCTTCGCGCGCATCAACTCCTTCGGCTTCATCGAGACGCCGTACCGCCGGGTCGAGAAGGGCACGGTGTCGACGACGATCGACTACCTGACCGCCTCGGAGGAGGACGACTTCGTCGTCGCCCAGGCGAACGCGCCCCTCACCTCGAGCATGAAGTTCGCCGACTCCAAGGTCCTCGTCCGCAAGAAGGGCGGCGAGGTCGAGCTCGTGGATGCCGACCAGGTCGACTACATGGACGTCTCGCCGCGCCAGATGGTCTCGGTGGGCACCTCGCTCATCCCGTTCCTCGAGCACGACGACGCGAACCGCGCGCTCATGGGCGCGAACATGCAGCGCCAGGCCGTGCCCCTCCTCCGCTCCGACTCGCCGCTCGTCGGCACCGGCATGGAGGGCTACGCCGCGATCGACGCCGGCGACGTCGTCACCGCGCTCAAGGCCGGTGTCGTCGCCGAGGTGAGCGCCGACCACGTCGTCGTCCAGCTCGACGAGGGCGGCACGCAGGAGTACTACCTCCGCAAGTTCGACCGCTCGAACCAGGGCACGAGCTACAACCACCGCGTCATCGTCGACTCCGGCGAGCGCGTGGAGGTCGGCCAGGTCCTCGCGGACGGCCCCGCCACCGAGAACGGCGAGCTCGCGCTCGGCAAGAACCTGCTCGTCGCGTTCATGCCGTGGGAGGGCCACAACTTCGAGGACGCGATCATCCTCAGCCAGAACCTGGTGAAGGACGACGTCCTCTCCTCGATCCACATCGAGGAGTACGAGGTCGACGCCCGCGACACCAAGCTCGGCAAGGAGGAGATCACCCGCGACCTCCCGAACGTCAGCCCGGACCTCCTGGCCGACCTCGACGAGCGCGGCATCATCCGCATCGGCGCCGAGGTCCGCCCCGGCGACATCCTCGTCGGCAAGGTCACGCCGAAGGGCGAGACCGAGCTCAGCGCCGAGGAGCGCCTGCTCCGCGCGATCTTCAACGAGAAGAGCCGCGAGGTGCGCGACACGTCCCTCAAGGTGCCCCACGGCGAGGAGGGCACGATCATCGGCGTCAAGGTCTTCGACGCGCAGGACGGCGACGACGAGCTCGGCTCGGGCGTCAACCAGCGCGTGGTCGTCTACATCGCCCAGAAGCGCAAGATCACCGCGGGCGACAAGCTCGCGGGCCGCCACGGCAACAAGGGCGTCATCTCGAAGATCCTCCCCGTCGAGGACATGCCCTTCCTCGCGGACGGCACCCCGGTCGACGTCATCCTCAACCCGCTCGGCATCCCCGGCCGCATGAACTTCGGCCAGGTCCTCGAGACCCACCTCGGGTGGATCGCGAAGCAGGGCTGGAAGGTCGAGGGCAAGCCGGAGTGGGCGAAGAGCCTCCCCGAGGCCGCGCGCGAGGCCGCCCCGAACACGAAGGTCGCGACCCCCGTGTTCGACGGCGCACTGGAGTCCGAGATCGAGGGCCTCCTCGACTCGACGACCCCGACGCGCGACGGCGAGCGCCTCATCGACTCGTCGGGCAAGACCCGCCTGTTCGACGGCCGCTCGGGCGAGCCGTTCCCGGACCCGGTGTCGGTCGGCTACATGTACATCCTCAAGCTGCACCACCTCGTGGACGACAAGATCCACGCGCGCAGCACCGGCCCGTACTCGATGATCACGCAGCAGCCGCTGGGTGGGAAGGCGCAGTTCGGCGGCCAGCGCTTCGGCGAGATGGAGGTGTGGGCCCTCGAGGCGTACGGCGCGGCCTACGCGCTGCAGGAGCTCCTCACGATCAAGTCCGACGACATCCTCGGCCGCGTCAAGGTCTACGAGGCGATCGTCAAGGGCGAGAACATCCAGGAGCCCGGCATCCCCGAGTCCTTCAAGGTCCTCATCAAGGAGATGCAGTCGCTCTGCCTGAACGTCGAGGTGCTCTCGGCCGACGGCCAGGCGGTCAGCCTCAAGGACACGGACGACGAGGTCTTCCGCGCCGCCGAGGAGCTCGGCATCAACATCTCCACCCGGTTCGAGTCGTCGTCCATCGACGACATCTGA
- a CDS encoding spermidine synthase — protein MSGRRDEAARPTATLSSGYLAEIRPDRFRDGAYELVVDGTPQSHVDLDDPSHLFFEYIRRMGHVIDQLPEGPVTAVHLGAGALTIPRYIEATRPGSRQQVVELEPALVELVRTALPLPRSGSIRIRYGDAREVLAKLPEGMRGQVDVLVVDVFGGDTIPAHVTSAEFYAECADWLSPAGILLVNIADGTGLRFARGQAATIGHVLRDVAALADTQLLKGRRFGNVVFAASRGELPLEWMPRLLAGGPHPAKVVHGRELEDWIAGAPIATDQTAIPSPPPARSIFQTRPGSGG, from the coding sequence GTGAGCGGACGGCGAGACGAGGCGGCGCGCCCCACGGCGACCCTCTCGAGCGGGTACCTCGCCGAGATCCGCCCCGACCGCTTCCGCGACGGCGCCTACGAGCTCGTCGTCGACGGCACGCCCCAGTCGCACGTCGACCTCGACGACCCCTCGCACCTCTTCTTCGAGTACATCCGCCGCATGGGGCACGTCATCGACCAGCTCCCCGAGGGCCCCGTCACCGCCGTCCACCTCGGCGCCGGCGCCCTCACCATCCCGCGCTACATCGAGGCCACGCGCCCCGGCTCCCGCCAGCAGGTCGTCGAGCTCGAGCCCGCGCTCGTCGAGCTCGTGCGCACCGCGCTCCCGCTCCCCCGCTCGGGCTCCATCCGCATCCGCTACGGCGACGCGCGCGAGGTCCTCGCGAAGCTGCCCGAGGGGATGCGGGGGCAGGTCGACGTCCTCGTCGTCGACGTCTTCGGGGGCGACACCATCCCCGCCCACGTCACGAGCGCCGAGTTCTACGCGGAGTGCGCCGACTGGCTCTCGCCGGCCGGCATCCTGCTCGTCAACATCGCCGACGGCACCGGACTCCGCTTCGCGCGCGGCCAGGCGGCCACGATCGGGCACGTGCTGCGCGACGTCGCGGCGCTCGCCGACACCCAGCTGCTCAAGGGGCGGCGCTTCGGCAACGTCGTCTTCGCCGCCTCCCGCGGCGAGCTCCCGCTCGAGTGGATGCCGCGCCTGCTCGCGGGCGGACCGCACCCCGCGAAGGTCGTGCACGGCCGCGAGCTCGAGGACTGGATCGCGGGCGCGCCGATCGCGACCGACCAGACCGCGATCCCCTCGCCGCCGCCCGCGCGGAGCATCTTCCAGACCCGCCCCGGCTCGGGCGGCTGA
- a CDS encoding CGNR zinc finger domain-containing protein, protein MRHPSDGPGQWIISGDGRRWRFDAGAPSLDFAYTGDRGLGVDAWERLREPRDLGAWLAEREPRLAAEDAGPRELLDALALRGAISRLATAVVDGEEPAPDDVDTLNLYAAMPDIPPALPGGARQAGAGRLRVAQALSSLARDAIAVLGEDEGRLRRCEADDCRLVFRDESRTRNRRWCSMQRCGNRAKVRAHRERAAAARAARVISRPEM, encoded by the coding sequence ATGCGACATCCCTCCGACGGCCCCGGCCAGTGGATCATCTCGGGCGACGGCCGGCGCTGGCGCTTCGACGCGGGCGCGCCGAGCCTCGACTTCGCCTATACAGGCGACCGGGGTCTGGGCGTCGACGCCTGGGAGCGCCTCCGCGAGCCGCGCGACCTCGGCGCCTGGCTCGCCGAGCGCGAGCCGCGCCTCGCGGCCGAGGATGCGGGCCCGCGCGAGCTCCTCGACGCGCTCGCGCTGCGCGGCGCGATCTCCCGCCTCGCGACCGCCGTCGTGGACGGCGAGGAGCCGGCGCCCGACGACGTCGACACGCTCAACCTCTACGCCGCGATGCCCGACATCCCGCCCGCGCTCCCGGGCGGCGCACGTCAGGCGGGCGCCGGCCGCCTTCGCGTCGCACAGGCGCTCTCGAGCCTCGCGCGGGATGCGATCGCGGTGCTCGGCGAGGACGAGGGGCGGCTGCGGCGCTGCGAGGCGGACGACTGCCGTCTGGTGTTCCGCGACGAGTCGCGCACGCGCAACCGCCGCTGGTGCTCGATGCAGCGCTGCGGCAACCGCGCGAAGGTGCGGGCACACCGCGAGCGCGCCGCTGCGGCGCGCGCCGCCCGCGTCATATCCCGTCCCGAGATGTGA
- a CDS encoding DEAD/DEAH box helicase, whose amino-acid sequence MSDTTFRTLGVPAPIVAALAADGKTAPFPIQADTLPDTLAGRDVLGRGRTGSGKTLAFSIPMVARLGGALGGGSRRAGRPLGLVLAPTRELATQIAATLAPLAEAYGLKTTTIYGGVSQNRQVQALQAGVDIIVACPGRLEDLMQQKHVRLDAIEITVLDEADHMADLGFLPGVTRILDATPADGQRLLFSATLDNGVDKLVRRFLRDEVLHSVDEATSPVEAMSHTVFEVESVDAKKELVRTLASGTGRRILFMRTKHHAKRLAQQLTASGIPAVDLHGNLSQPQRDRNLAAFGEGSVRVMVATDVAARGVHVDDVELVVHVDPPMEHKAYLHRSGRTARAGAEGAVVTISLPEQRGDLAKLLRKAAIAVEPQRVSAESPAVSELVGDVAPYVAPKPVQRVQQGGGGRSTGANARRKQDQRDAGTRGGAGGRGGRGQGSGRGGAQGDGRGARDTAQGEARVGQPRRDRSGRPEGVKTGETPKSNGRRTGRRAGAAQGGGSGKLMVGSVVRQNGGGRRQGGR is encoded by the coding sequence GTGTCCGACACGACCTTCAGAACGCTCGGCGTGCCCGCCCCGATCGTCGCCGCCCTCGCCGCGGACGGCAAGACGGCGCCCTTCCCCATCCAGGCCGACACCCTCCCCGACACGCTCGCCGGACGCGACGTGCTCGGCCGCGGCCGCACCGGCTCCGGCAAGACCCTCGCCTTCTCGATCCCCATGGTCGCCCGCCTCGGCGGCGCCCTCGGGGGCGGCTCGCGCCGCGCCGGCCGCCCGCTCGGCCTCGTGCTCGCGCCGACCCGCGAGCTCGCGACCCAGATCGCCGCGACCCTCGCACCGCTCGCCGAGGCCTACGGCCTGAAGACGACCACCATCTACGGCGGCGTGAGCCAGAACCGCCAGGTGCAGGCCCTCCAGGCCGGCGTCGACATCATCGTCGCCTGCCCGGGCCGCCTCGAGGACCTCATGCAGCAGAAGCACGTGCGCCTCGACGCGATCGAGATCACGGTGCTCGACGAGGCCGACCACATGGCCGACCTGGGCTTCCTGCCCGGGGTGACCCGCATCCTCGACGCCACCCCCGCCGACGGCCAGCGCCTGCTCTTCAGCGCGACGCTCGACAACGGCGTCGACAAGCTCGTGCGCCGGTTCCTGCGCGACGAGGTGCTCCACTCCGTCGACGAGGCGACCTCGCCCGTCGAGGCCATGAGCCACACGGTCTTCGAGGTGGAGTCGGTCGACGCGAAGAAGGAACTCGTGCGCACCCTCGCCTCGGGCACCGGCCGCCGCATCCTCTTCATGCGCACGAAGCACCACGCGAAGCGTCTCGCGCAGCAGCTCACCGCCTCCGGCATCCCCGCGGTCGACCTGCACGGCAACCTCAGCCAGCCGCAGCGCGACCGCAACCTCGCCGCCTTCGGCGAGGGCTCGGTCCGCGTCATGGTGGCGACGGATGTCGCGGCGCGGGGCGTGCACGTCGACGACGTCGAGCTCGTCGTCCACGTCGACCCGCCCATGGAGCACAAGGCGTACCTGCACCGATCGGGCCGCACCGCCCGCGCGGGCGCCGAGGGCGCGGTCGTGACGATCTCGCTCCCCGAGCAGCGCGGCGACCTCGCGAAGCTGCTCCGCAAGGCGGCGATCGCGGTCGAGCCGCAGCGCGTCTCCGCCGAGTCCCCGGCGGTGTCGGAGCTCGTCGGCGACGTCGCGCCGTACGTCGCGCCGAAGCCCGTCCAGCGGGTGCAGCAGGGCGGCGGCGGGCGCTCGACGGGCGCGAACGCCCGCCGCAAGCAGGACCAGCGGGATGCCGGCACGCGCGGCGGCGCGGGCGGGCGCGGCGGGCGCGGGCAGGGCTCCGGTCGCGGCGGCGCGCAGGGCGACGGCCGCGGCGCGCGCGACACGGCGCAGGGCGAGGCGCGCGTCGGCCAGCCCCGACGCGACCGCTCGGGCCGCCCCGAGGGCGTCAAGACGGGCGAGACCCCGAAGTCGAACGGCCGTCGCACCGGCCGCCGTGCCGGCGCCGCGCAGGGCGGCGGCTCGGGCAAGCTCATGGTGGGCTCGGTCGTGCGGCAGAACGGCGGCGGGCGCCGCCAGGGCGGGCGCTGA
- a CDS encoding DUF427 domain-containing protein, which translates to MPKAVINGVVIAEAPESEVFHIEGNVYFPPSSVKTELLKESPTPYTCPWKGACQYYSVDDGGTWLQDRAFAYPDLYDGAVERVGGDFAGYIVFWKEVQVTD; encoded by the coding sequence ATGCCCAAGGCCGTCATCAACGGAGTCGTCATCGCGGAGGCGCCCGAGTCGGAGGTCTTCCACATCGAGGGGAACGTCTACTTCCCGCCGTCGAGCGTGAAGACCGAGCTCCTCAAGGAGAGCCCGACCCCCTACACCTGCCCCTGGAAGGGCGCCTGCCAGTACTACTCGGTGGACGACGGCGGCACCTGGCTGCAGGACCGCGCCTTCGCCTACCCGGATCTCTACGACGGCGCGGTCGAGCGCGTCGGCGGCGACTTCGCCGGCTACATCGTGTTCTGGAAGGAGGTGCAGGTCACCGACTGA
- a CDS encoding PQQ-dependent sugar dehydrogenase, producing the protein MRRTTARIAIAGAAALALGALAGCSPSTAELPPDSDSRVPVGEVVELTDGLTTPWSFELLDDGTTILSERDTALVKHLDAEGRETVLGEVPGVEPGGEGGLLGIARWTDEAEQTTWLYAFTTSAEDNRIIRMPLELGDGDAASAPELDTAAAEVVLDGIRKAGNHNGGRIAFGPDGMLYATTGDASDTALSQDPASLNGKILRLTPQGGVPEDNPDPGSPVYTMGHRNPQGLAWDDRGRMWAAEFGQDTWDELNLIEPGGDYGWPVVEGEAGDERFIDPVHQWSTAEASPSGLTAVRGTLFLAALRGERVWALSPSEDASSVSAVAWFEGEFGRIRHVQPGPDGETLRFITSNGDRGGEPGADRLLEVRLDAPREG; encoded by the coding sequence ATGAGGCGCACGACGGCACGGATCGCGATCGCGGGCGCCGCGGCGCTCGCGCTCGGCGCGCTCGCCGGCTGCAGTCCGAGCACGGCCGAGCTCCCGCCGGACTCCGACAGCCGCGTCCCGGTCGGCGAGGTCGTCGAGCTCACCGACGGCCTCACGACGCCGTGGTCCTTCGAGCTGCTCGACGACGGCACGACGATCCTCTCCGAGCGCGACACCGCGCTCGTGAAGCACCTCGACGCGGAGGGCCGGGAGACCGTCCTCGGCGAGGTGCCGGGCGTCGAGCCCGGCGGCGAGGGCGGCCTGCTCGGCATCGCCCGCTGGACGGACGAGGCCGAGCAGACCACCTGGCTCTACGCCTTCACCACGAGCGCCGAGGACAACCGGATCATCCGGATGCCGCTCGAGCTCGGCGACGGCGACGCGGCGAGCGCCCCGGAGCTCGACACGGCCGCCGCCGAGGTGGTCCTCGACGGCATCCGCAAGGCCGGCAACCACAACGGCGGCCGCATCGCCTTCGGGCCCGACGGCATGCTGTACGCGACGACGGGCGACGCCTCCGACACCGCGCTCTCGCAGGATCCGGCATCCCTCAACGGCAAGATCCTCCGCCTGACGCCGCAGGGCGGCGTGCCCGAGGACAACCCCGACCCAGGCTCGCCCGTCTACACGATGGGGCACCGGAACCCGCAGGGCCTCGCCTGGGACGACCGGGGCCGGATGTGGGCGGCCGAGTTCGGGCAGGACACCTGGGATGAGCTCAACCTGATCGAGCCGGGCGGCGACTACGGCTGGCCCGTCGTCGAGGGCGAGGCCGGCGACGAGCGCTTCATCGACCCCGTGCACCAGTGGTCGACCGCGGAGGCGAGCCCGAGCGGGCTGACGGCGGTGCGCGGCACCCTCTTCCTCGCGGCGCTCCGCGGCGAGCGCGTCTGGGCGCTGTCCCCGAGCGAGGATGCGTCGAGCGTCTCCGCCGTCGCCTGGTTCGAGGGCGAGTTCGGGCGCATCCGGCACGTGCAGCCGGGGCCGGACGGCGAGACGCTCCGCTTCATCACGAGCAACGGAGACCGCGGCGGCGAGCCCGGCGCCGACCGCCTCCTCGAGGTGCGGCTCGACGCGCCGAGGGAGGGCTGA
- a CDS encoding SprT-like domain-containing protein: protein MAELDRVRHWAEALIRLHLDPAVWTFAFDAAKTRAGQCDYGRKRITVSRHLAGRFDDDEIHQVLLHEVAHAIAGPRAGHGTRWKQTAAELGYVGSRLHDGAIASELATWIGECPNGHEHYRYRKPTRVLSCAKCSRRFDPALAIEWRRRDASRSSEGGSTLIA from the coding sequence ATGGCAGAGCTGGACCGCGTGCGGCACTGGGCGGAGGCGCTCATCAGGCTGCACCTCGACCCCGCTGTCTGGACCTTCGCCTTCGACGCCGCGAAGACGCGCGCCGGCCAGTGCGACTACGGGCGCAAGCGGATCACGGTCTCGCGGCACCTCGCGGGGCGCTTCGACGACGACGAGATCCACCAGGTGCTGCTGCACGAGGTCGCGCACGCGATCGCGGGGCCGCGCGCCGGGCACGGCACCCGCTGGAAGCAGACGGCGGCGGAGCTCGGCTACGTCGGCTCCCGCCTCCACGACGGGGCGATCGCGAGCGAGCTCGCGACCTGGATCGGCGAGTGCCCGAACGGCCACGAGCACTACCGCTACCGGAAGCCGACGCGCGTGCTCAGCTGCGCGAAGTGCTCGCGGCGCTTCGATCCGGCGCTCGCGATCGAGTGGCGTCGACGCGACGCCTCCCGCTCGTCGGAGGGCGGCTCGACGCTGATCGCATGA
- a CDS encoding DUF1684 domain-containing protein, with the protein MSPAIRTAVDVADWRRRVFSMYERVRAEADPAAAHARWVAERDELLRSHPATPIPDAERADFAGVPVPGYDPAWRFELPVIAAEEPRRIEVETGTDGRVPFELLGRVEIPGAGSLDLWRLASYGGGLFLPVKDALAGRPGGTYGAGRYLLDTVKGADLGPGRPPETLVVDLNFAYNPSCAYDPAWACPLAQPGNRLEVEVPVGERMRAVSG; encoded by the coding sequence ATGAGCCCCGCGATCCGCACCGCGGTCGACGTCGCCGACTGGCGCCGTCGCGTGTTCTCGATGTACGAGCGGGTGCGCGCCGAGGCCGACCCCGCCGCGGCCCACGCCCGCTGGGTCGCCGAGCGCGACGAGCTGCTGCGCTCGCATCCCGCGACCCCCATCCCCGACGCCGAGCGCGCCGACTTCGCCGGCGTGCCCGTGCCGGGCTACGACCCCGCCTGGCGCTTCGAGCTGCCCGTGATCGCGGCGGAGGAGCCGCGGAGGATCGAGGTCGAGACGGGCACCGACGGCCGGGTCCCGTTCGAGCTGCTGGGCCGCGTGGAGATCCCGGGGGCCGGATCGCTCGACCTCTGGCGGCTCGCCTCCTACGGCGGCGGGCTGTTCCTGCCCGTCAAGGACGCGCTCGCGGGGCGCCCGGGCGGCACCTACGGCGCCGGGCGCTACCTCCTCGACACCGTGAAGGGCGCCGATCTCGGCCCCGGCCGGCCGCCCGAGACGCTCGTCGTCGACCTCAACTTCGCCTACAACCCCTCGTGCGCCTACGACCCCGCCTGGGCGTGCCCGCTCGCGCAGCCGGGCAACCGGCTGGAGGTCGAGGTGCCTGTCGGGGAGCGGATGCGGGCGGTCTCCGGCTAG
- a CDS encoding glucoamylase family protein, translating to MHRRIPLLLGAAVASLALAVPPAAASAATASPASQAGGDHDRGRGGDRGHDPGTGRADTRDLTRWAADTWASLDAMTDPRTGLAADHIDAGLETPSEYTSPTNIGGYLWSTVAARDAGIISTREARERMRATLDSLEVMERHEPSGQFYNWYSPTTREKLTEWPGSGDPLHPFLSTVDNGWLAASLRIVAAADRKLERQATGLYRSMDFSWFHDLEGREGKNLNRGGFWVEQPGETCAEPGNYGDDGPDVYYTCHWYDTTVSEARIATYIGIANGQIPASAYYTTYRTMPDQGCDFGWQEQKPEGETRTYRTGRGETVETYEGTYAYDGMRLVPAWGGSMFEALMPDLLVPEADWGKRSWAANHEATVRAQIHHGLDEAGYGYWGFSPSSNPEGGYREYGVESIGISSDGYGSDVEKTDVDLGYEGCREAANPEPDFGDGVVTPHAAFLALPYEKRAAIDNLRRIETELGAYGKGGFLDAATTSSGQLAQVHLSLDQSMIMAAISNELSRDALKGYFVDRAFERTVRPLVAQQRFGTRLR from the coding sequence ATGCACCGGCGCATCCCCCTCCTCCTCGGCGCGGCCGTCGCGAGCCTCGCGCTCGCCGTCCCGCCCGCCGCCGCGAGCGCGGCCACGGCATCCCCCGCGTCCCAGGCCGGCGGCGACCACGACCGCGGCCGCGGCGGCGATCGCGGCCACGACCCCGGCACGGGCAGGGCCGACACCCGCGACCTGACGCGCTGGGCCGCCGACACCTGGGCCTCGCTCGACGCCATGACCGATCCCCGCACCGGGCTCGCGGCCGACCACATCGACGCCGGGCTCGAGACCCCGAGCGAGTACACGAGCCCGACGAACATCGGCGGCTACCTCTGGTCGACCGTCGCCGCGCGCGACGCCGGCATCATCTCGACGCGGGAGGCGCGCGAGCGCATGCGTGCGACCCTCGACTCCCTCGAGGTCATGGAGCGCCACGAGCCGAGTGGGCAGTTCTACAACTGGTATTCGCCGACGACGCGCGAGAAGCTCACCGAGTGGCCGGGATCGGGCGACCCGCTGCATCCCTTCCTCTCGACCGTCGACAACGGCTGGCTCGCGGCATCCCTCCGCATCGTCGCCGCCGCCGACCGGAAGCTCGAGCGCCAGGCGACCGGGCTCTACCGCTCGATGGACTTCTCCTGGTTCCACGACCTCGAGGGCCGGGAGGGCAAGAACCTCAACCGCGGCGGCTTCTGGGTCGAGCAGCCCGGCGAGACCTGCGCCGAGCCCGGCAACTACGGCGACGACGGGCCGGACGTCTACTACACCTGCCACTGGTACGACACGACCGTGAGCGAGGCGCGCATCGCGACCTACATCGGCATCGCGAACGGCCAGATCCCCGCCTCGGCGTACTACACGACGTACCGCACCATGCCCGATCAGGGCTGCGACTTCGGGTGGCAGGAGCAGAAGCCCGAGGGCGAGACCCGCACCTACCGGACCGGCCGCGGGGAGACTGTGGAGACCTACGAGGGCACCTACGCCTACGACGGCATGCGGCTCGTGCCCGCCTGGGGCGGCAGCATGTTCGAGGCGCTCATGCCCGACCTGCTCGTGCCCGAGGCCGACTGGGGGAAGCGCTCCTGGGCGGCGAACCACGAGGCCACCGTGCGGGCGCAGATCCACCACGGGCTCGACGAGGCCGGCTACGGCTACTGGGGCTTCTCGCCCTCCTCGAACCCGGAGGGCGGCTACCGCGAGTACGGCGTCGAGTCGATCGGCATCTCCTCCGACGGCTACGGCTCGGACGTCGAGAAGACGGATGTCGACCTCGGCTACGAGGGCTGCCGCGAGGCCGCGAACCCCGAGCCGGACTTCGGCGACGGCGTCGTCACGCCGCACGCCGCCTTCCTCGCGCTGCCCTACGAGAAGCGCGCCGCGATCGACAACCTCCGGAGGATCGAGACGGAGCTCGGCGCCTACGGGAAGGGCGGGTTCCTGGATGCCGCGACGACCTCCTCGGGCCAGCTCGCCCAGGTGCACCTCTCGCTCGACCAGTCGATGATCATGGCGGCCATCTCGAACGAGCTCTCGCGCGACGCGCTCAAGGGCTACTTCGTCGACCGCGCCTTCGAGAGGACGGTGCGCCCGCTCGTCGCGCAGCAGCGCTTCGGCACGCGGCTGCGCTAG